In the Candidatus Dependentiae bacterium genome, TAGGGCCTTCAAGAATAGGGGTTATCATCGAGGAATCATACATTTTAAAGTATGCACGCTGAGCAAACTTTGAAGGGTCGTTAATCATACTATGCAAGAAGTACTTATCTTCCGCTCCAAAAATCGGCTTATTTGTTTTCCAGTACCAAGCTGCCCCTTGGTCTGAGCTGACGTCACGACGCTCAATGGAATTTTTTGTTTCATTATAGGTAATCAATGAAATAGCATCATCACCTAATTCAGCAATATAGGGCGCTCCAAAGAACAAGCGCGGCTTAATATCTGAATGCTTTTTATCAGACTCAAATGCGAGTGTTACATCAAGCTGATAGCTCTTTTTGTAAATCCCAAAGGTCTTGGTAATTGTCCATCCCTCATGATGAGCCTGGTAAATCAGATCAGTCTTTTCAACACCACGATTGGTTGCAATAAGCTTATAAAAATAAGGGGTCTTGTCTTCAAACGCAAGCAAGAAGCATCCCTTCTTTCGCTGTTCTTCGTCCATAGAACCACGGTCAAAAATAGTACGCAGCGGCTTACCATTTTTATTGAGATGTTCTTTAAAATCGATACTTTGCAATACCGCCCCATGAGAAGAGAAGAGCATGTTGCAATAATCAGTACCAATTTCTGTATCTTCTTCAGCGGGAACTTTTTGCTCCGCAAAGCTTACATCTAAGTTTAGAGGTTTAAAAAGCTCTTCCGCCATCAAAGCTTGAGCCTGTTGCCCAGGTCTAATTTCACCCTGCTTGATATCTGTTTTTGACCCAAAAAAGTAACCAAACAATTGCATGGTAACCCAGGTCAAAGCAAGCGCAAATACTAAGTTCTTCAAAAATGAAGCAATTCTCTCGTTCATAGATACACAATCCTTTATTGAAATAATACTGATGTGAAGCTTAACAAGCTCAGAATGCAAGACAGTGTACCAGAGAATGCAACACGGATCTAGCCGTAATACTGATCAATTTTTCATGACATCGAGCTCTTCTCATAAGAAGTCCCTCATTCACCAATCTCAACAAATCAAAAAACGTTGCGAATATAGATATATTTTCTATTAATTATTGCAAATAGGAAATAACAAATGTTATGTTTTTGATAGATAGAACCGATATAATTATGTTTTTAAGCCACATACAAGGAGATGTGTCACTATGGATAAGCTATTTTTAAGAATACTTGTTGCGGTAACACTCATGTTTTCATCGCTTACACCAATGCAAACCCAGCAGGCAGTTCCTGAAGCTGCTGCCCCAATTGCCGTACAACCACAAAGTGGGGCTATAATACCAGCAGCAACTGCTTCAATCACTCCACAACCGGTGGTTACCACACAACCGCAAGTTATCACACAACCAGCAGCGCAAACATTATCAACCCCATCGACAGAAGAATTATCTGAGAGAATTTCAAAACTTGAAGAAAGAGCAAATAAGCTGTCTGACCGAATCAAAACTCACGGAGCACTCATCTACCAAAAACTACCTCAACAGATTCAGCAAACAAAGCAACAGGTTCAACAATTTCTTCAACAACAAATTCAACCATTTGTTCAACAACAGATTCAGCAACTCCAACAGAAAATGCAACAAGATTTTCAACAGCTGCTACAACTCCTCACTCAAAAGTTTCCGGCATTAGCCCCCGCAGCAAAACGATTTCTCTCGCAAACACAATCAACTATCGTACAAAAATATAGATCATTAAAGGCAAAAGCAACTCCACAAAGTGCCCAAACTGCAGCCGCATCAGCACCTTCAACAACAATGGTGCCAAAAGCAATACCGCTCCCCGTAGTAACCCAAACAGCTACAACAACTTCAACTCCAATAACGACGCAGGCTCAATAATTTCAAGATCAAGTTTATGACATGGTGTTTTTATTATTTTTCAAAATAGAAAGGTTTTTTATGAATAAGCTCTTTTTAAGACTTTTTGCTCTTGGAGCATTAATGTTCTCGTCGCTTACGGCAATGCAACCGAATCAAGCATCTCGATCGCAAGCGAAGAAATCACGAATCAAAAAAGCATCGGGTGTAAAGAAAACATCAGCTACAAGAAATCGTCCTGGCATCAAAAAGACAAATGCCCAACGAAAAAAACAGCCTCAAAAACGTGCTCGAGCAAAAAAGGCTGCGCGTAATGCCGCACAAACTCAATCACAAAATGTACAATCACAAACTCAATCACAAAATGTACAATCACAAACTCAATCACAGGCTGTACAATCACAAGATATTCAACCACAAGCCGTACAAGCACAAGCTCCACAAACACAAACTCAACAACAAGCTGCTCAACCACTGCCATCAATGCAAGGTGTGCGCTCTGCATATCAACCTCAAAGACAACAACACCAACAAGCATTTCAGCAGCTACAACAAACAATTGGCTCTTTAGATCAACGAACACAAGCTTTAGAGCAAAAAAATCAAACGTTAGAACAACGTAGCCAAGCCTTGGAGCAACGTAGCCAAGCCTTGGAGCAACGTAGCCAGGTTGTAGAACAAAGAAATCAAGCTTTAGAGCAACGATGCCAAGGCTTAGAAAAAAATCAAACCGAACAAATTCAAGTTACCAAAGGGCTTCTTGATGCGCAAAGCGAGCGAGTAAAAACATTAGAAACGACAATTTTAGCAATTCAGCAACAGTTAATAGCTCGTCAAAAATCTCCTGAACAACAAGCTCGAATGAAAGAAATGTTTGAGCAACGAGAAAAAGCACGTCAAGCACGCAGAGATGCCCGCAAACAAAAACTCCAAGCCGCTGCACAACAAGCAACTGGAACCGCCGCTCCTACAGCTGCACAAACATCAGCAGCGCCATCAACAAGCACCGCTCCTAGCGCTACGCCAACACCTACAACAGAGAGCTCAGCGGTAACCCCTCCTACAGCTGCAACTCCTGCTCCTGCGAGTCCAGTAGCACCAACAGCTACCCCTACTCCTACGGCTACACCAGTTTCTACACCTGCAACGCCTGCACCTACAGCTCAAACCACAACAGATGCTTCAGGAGTAACATCAACGCAAACAACTCCTGCAACCACACCAACTCAGCCTGCGGCAATACCTTCACCTGTAGCACCAACTCCAGCTGCTGCGTAAGCCAAATAAAATCGTACATTTTACATTAAGGGTAATGCCTCAAGCATTGCCCTTTTTCCATGAAAAACCCTTTTGCACGAGCTTGTTCTGTTTGATATTCTAAAAACAGTAGCTATTTCACAGTCAGAATTCAAAATGGAGCTTTTATGTTCAAAAGGTGCGTACATGTATTTGTTATCGGTTTTATTTTTATTGGACTTGTTGCAGCAGTAGCACCCACTGAAAAGCCCTCATCTTCTTTCGAGCAAATGGCTCATGCAAACTGCGCCTTCTGCCAAATCATCACCCGTCAAAGCCCTGCAGTCATTATCGATGAAACAGATGATCTGATTGTTATTGAAAAAAGACCAATCAGAAAGCCGGTTGATTGCTTGATTATTCCTAAAAAACATATCGTTAATATCAAGACACTCGATGCTTCAAACCTGTATGATCAAACAGTTCTTTCAAAAATGGCATTAAAAGCTCAAGAGCTTTCAAAACGGCTCAATGGTCAGGGAGATTTTACCATTACCATGAATAATGGACCACAGAGCGCTCAAACTGTTTTTCATATGCATATGCATTTTAGGTCTCCTAATAACTGGAAATAGCCCAGCCCCTCATCTCACTTTTGCCTTCCCACCAAAATTTTGATACCTTGCATAGCAGAACTACTGCTGAGCAGAAAAGAATTTCAGCGGTCGGAGAAACGCGATTAAAGGAGCTTTTATGAAGAAAAACTTGAACCTAAGTTATGGTACTCAGACACTCTTTGCGCTTTGCTTGATAAGCCTTCTCTCATCATGTGCCAAGCAAACAAAAAGCAAAGAAGAGATGAACTTTGATGAACTCAAAGAAAAAACGTTTGTCTGTATCGAAAGAAAAAACCACGAAGCTGCCATAGAACTGCTTGAGCAAATTATTGGACAACATTCCGACCGACAAGATATCGGAAAGTACAAAATGCTCCTTGCGGAAACCTATTTTAAAGAAGGTAGGCATGCTCCTGCACATGAAATGTACGAGCACTTCAATCAGTTTTATCCTTCTGATAAATTTGCCGAGTATGCAAAATACAAATCAATTCTCTCTAAATTTTATCAAACACTCCGCTCCGACTGTGATCAAACTCCAACCGAAGAGGCACTCAAACTCTGCCGTGATTACACCGACACCGCTTCCTATCAGAAATATCGTCGCGATGTTGAAGATATAAAAAAGACATGCGTCCAAAAGCTCATCGACAAAGAGGTTTATGTCTATGACTTCTACCTCCACCAAAAGCAATACGATGCAGCACGTAAACGAATCGATTACCTCAAAGCAACTTATTTGCCTAATCACCCAAGTGTTGAACCGCGCCTTTTGTATCTAGAATGCAAACTTGCAAAACGTCAAAAACAAAATGATATCGTGGTACAAAATCTTGAAACCTTGGCAAGCAAATATCCCGATTCACAATTCACTTCAATGGGCCAGGCACTTGTTGCAAAGAATACTTTTAACTTTTAATTTATGACTACACCAAGAAACCACACACAAACACTCGGACAACAGGGCGAGCAAGCGGTCACACAATGGCTACTTGCTCGCCACTTTACTATCTTGGCTCAAAACTATCGTACCAAAGCTGGTGAAGTTGATGTAATTGCACGCAAAGGTGAATTGATTGTTTTTGTTGAAGTCAAAACAAGATCTACCGCTTATTTTGCAACGTCGACCGTTGTTACCTACGGCAAACAAAAGAAAATCGGACGTGCTGCTCAGCACTTTGTCCTCAAAAATCGCTTCTTTGATCATGTCTTGAGATTTGATGTAGCAACCCTTGTCCGCCAAACCAATGGCTCGTTTTCTATTGAATACATTGAAAACGCCTTTGTTCCTCAGTAAATCACGCAAACTTATTTCAATCTGAATAACCCCACCCTGGCGTTTTGCTTTTAAATAATTTCTATTATGACAATTAATACAGCTAATTACTATATTAATGTTTTTTGAAAATTTATTTAATGGGGGTTATTATGAACGCACAGCGTTTTTTTGTAGGTATTCTTTTTGTTTCCTTGCTTTCTGTTATTAATATGCCGCTTCAAGGCATGAATAATAATAACAATAATAATAATTCGGCTTTACCCGATGTTAACAATTATTATGACCCGGATGAGGTCGTTCTTCCTTATAATTCTAACTTCGATCCGGAGCCTCGAACATTTATAAATCTAACTCCTATACGCCAAAATTCAGGCGGATCGGACTTACCATCACCATCACAAACTGGGCAACAGCCAGGAGTTACTCAAAATAATTCTCAACCTCCAACGCAATCAACTCCATGGGAAGAAGTACCTGGAACAGAACGAAGCCCAAGAGGATTAAGCGGTGCGGAGCGAGTGCGTGAACTTCAAAGATCTAATCCATCAAATCAACATGCTGTTTTTAATGCCAATAGAAGTGCACAAGGAAGTAGAATCAGTCAAAGACACGAATTTCAAAGACTTCAAAATGAGCGACAAAACCTCAGAAATCTGTCTATTGGTCAGAAAAAAGAAATGCTTGATTTTATAATTAATTGCGAACGGCAGGGAATTCCCCAGAATGAAATTCGTCAACGCGCAAGAGATTTTATTGCAGATCATACTCCTCTAGCAACTCAAGCACCAACTCAAGCACCAACTCAGGCTCCAACTCCAACACCTACTCCAACTCCAACACCTACTCCAACTCCAACACCTACTCCAACTCCAACACCTACTCCAACTCCAACACCTACTCCAAATCCAAATCCAAATCCAGGTTATACAGGAGGGTGCGGTGGTTCAATACCTAAGCCAACGCCTCTGGCACCTCCTTTAATAGATCCAATGACAGCTTTTTATTCTTCACAACAATATCGTGACGCTCAGATACGAGACCTTATGAATGATGGCCCCAATCCTGTAATGGCTATGGCCTTTGATATAACGATAGACGCTGTAAAAGCTTCGTGTAAGGGAGTAAAAGCTGCATGGAATTTTGGAGCGAGTTTCTTTGCCTCAGCTCCAACGACACCAGTCCAACAACAGCAACAACAAGATCGATCGGGAGAAATACCGGTCCAATTCCCACCAATTCCCCAGCCAAGAGCAAATCAACCCTACGTGCACCCAAATCCTCGCGTACGCGCCTACGATTTCGAACAACCTAACTTCCAACGAGCACCAACTGTAGATCCGCAACCAGTCCAACAACCTCAATCCCAACCAGAACCTATTCCTCAACCAACGACTGTGCAGATGGAATTTGTTACTCCTCAAGAAACTCAAAATCAACCAGAACCACAATCAACAAGCAAAAAAACTACTGAAAAGCGCAAAGCCACAGATGAACCTTTAAACCAAGCTCCAAATAAACAAAGGCGTTTATCTAAAGAGAGAGGTTCCCAATCTAGTAACTCTAGCTCCAGGATGGATGTTGAAATATCAGATTCTGATCGTAACAACGAAAATCTCAATTTTGATACTCAAATTGAACAAGCACGAGAAAAAAATTTTAATGACCTTTATAACGATTTTAATCACCAAGGACAAGCTGCTCAGGAAGCTCAAAACCAAGAACTTTTAGAACGTAACATACAGCGATTACATGCTTTACGCGAAACAATTGAGAATCCTGAATTGACTTTAGAATTTTCGACAAACTTTGATCAAATTGTTCTGGGTAATTGCGATTATGTAGAATTTTTCGAGCAGTCTCACGGTACTCCGCTTGAACAACAGCTCCATATGGAACTGTGCGCAACAGTAAGAGATTCTGCGTATCAACTTTCTGAAAATAGAAATAATCCTCAAGTTGCAGCGCTAGCTCCTGTTGTGCAACAATATGCAGCAATTGCAGCAAATACTGAAAATAAACAAGCGGCCTTTCATCTTTCAGACCTAAGCCAGAGTCTCAATCAGCTTTCACAAGAATTTATCAACATGTGCGATGCAAATCCAGTCACTCGTGCTGGTAAAGCTGCAGCTACTGGTGCTATCAACTCTGTTGCCAACAATCTCACTTATGCTTTAGATCATCCTGTTGATGCTGCCGTTACTGCTGCCATTGCGGCTGCATGCGGTGCTCCGGGCGTTATTGCATGGCAAACTTATAAAATTTATGAAAATTGGGATCAAATTTCTGCTGCCAGCCAACAATTTGTAACTGATATTCAAAACGATATGCATCACGACTCTGCATGGCTGGATAAAAACATTCAAGGCTTTACTCAACTCGCTTGCGATATTTTTCTCGCGCCGCGCGTTGGTACAAAAATTATGAATAGCAGCAGAATTAGTCCATTAACCAACGGGTTTAGACAACAGGCAGCAATGGCTCAAAATTGTGTCAATGCTACGGCAAAGAAAGCATGTGAGAATTTAAAGACCATTTTTAAACAAGCTGGCGATGCGATTAAGTCTGGCAATCCACAACCTGCTTTTGCAGGCATTAATAACAACAATAATGGTATCAACAATAACAATCTCAATAACAATAATACATCATTTAAAACTGCGCCAACTCAACCGCGACGTTCGGAACGTTTGGCTAAGAAGGCTGAAGAGGCTTCGAAACATTCTAAAGATGTTCATCCATCAACTCCAGTTGGTCGTAGAGGGACAAGACCAGAAGCACGAGTCCAAAAAGGATTACGTGAACCAACAATCGCACATGGCAGGCAGTATTCAACTCATGCGGTAGAAAGAATGCAAGAGCGAGGTTATACTCCTTCTGTGATTGAAGAGGCCATAAAAAATGGTGTACAATCATGTGATCCTGATATTAGAAACTTAAGATACTACGACGCAATAAACAATGTTGGTGTAGTAACAGATAAAGCCTCAGGACTTGTTGTAACTATAAGAGATGGAGCTTTTTGATGACTGAACAAGAAATTGCTCAATATAATTATAGACAAATTATATTGATGGAAAGCAGAGTAACGCTTTATAAGGATAATAAATTATCAATTAAAGAATTTATAGACGACATAGACGCTTTAATTGGATGGATCAAAAATCCACCAAACAATTGGGTTAAAGATCTTAAACGTTTGCTGTGGGAAATAGAAATTCCTTTTGCAACGGCGCTTGCTCACGGAGAAGATTTAACTCCAGAAAAACTTCAACAAATATCTCTATCTGTTGATAAAATAAGAGAGTGTGTTCTC is a window encoding:
- the yidC gene encoding membrane protein insertase YidC, producing the protein MNERIASFLKNLVFALALTWVTMQLFGYFFGSKTDIKQGEIRPGQQAQALMAEELFKPLNLDVSFAEQKVPAEEDTEIGTDYCNMLFSSHGAVLQSIDFKEHLNKNGKPLRTIFDRGSMDEEQRKKGCFLLAFEDKTPYFYKLIATNRGVEKTDLIYQAHHEGWTITKTFGIYKKSYQLDVTLAFESDKKHSDIKPRLFFGAPYIAELGDDAISLITYNETKNSIERRDVSSDQGAAWYWKTNKPIFGAEDKYFLHSMINDPSKFAQRAYFKMYDSSMITPILEGPTVTEKQSYTLSFYIGPKVFDHLIAVDERLEEVMSFGWLSWFCKLLLKLLQWLYDLIGNYGLAIIVMSFVLKLPFAPFSIYARKKTEEYQKFQPSITRIREKYKHDQALQHQEFLKFHRDHNISPTTPAMGCLPLVVQIPILFSLYRVLGNYLDLYQAPFFGWLTDLSAKDPFYVLPILLGLFSVWQQSLMPVSDEKQRIMSMFMAVVMTVVFASFPAGLVLYWLMNTLFTIAEDYARKLIYR
- a CDS encoding HIT domain-containing protein — protein: MFKRCVHVFVIGFIFIGLVAAVAPTEKPSSSFEQMAHANCAFCQIITRQSPAVIIDETDDLIVIEKRPIRKPVDCLIIPKKHIVNIKTLDASNLYDQTVLSKMALKAQELSKRLNGQGDFTITMNNGPQSAQTVFHMHMHFRSPNNWK
- the bamD gene encoding outer membrane protein assembly factor BamD — encoded protein: MKKNLNLSYGTQTLFALCLISLLSSCAKQTKSKEEMNFDELKEKTFVCIERKNHEAAIELLEQIIGQHSDRQDIGKYKMLLAETYFKEGRHAPAHEMYEHFNQFYPSDKFAEYAKYKSILSKFYQTLRSDCDQTPTEEALKLCRDYTDTASYQKYRRDVEDIKKTCVQKLIDKEVYVYDFYLHQKQYDAARKRIDYLKATYLPNHPSVEPRLLYLECKLAKRQKQNDIVVQNLETLASKYPDSQFTSMGQALVAKNTFNF
- a CDS encoding YraN family protein, with protein sequence MTTPRNHTQTLGQQGEQAVTQWLLARHFTILAQNYRTKAGEVDVIARKGELIVFVEVKTRSTAYFATSTVVTYGKQKKIGRAAQHFVLKNRFFDHVLRFDVATLVRQTNGSFSIEYIENAFVPQ
- a CDS encoding DUF4258 domain-containing protein; protein product: MNAQRFFVGILFVSLLSVINMPLQGMNNNNNNNNSALPDVNNYYDPDEVVLPYNSNFDPEPRTFINLTPIRQNSGGSDLPSPSQTGQQPGVTQNNSQPPTQSTPWEEVPGTERSPRGLSGAERVRELQRSNPSNQHAVFNANRSAQGSRISQRHEFQRLQNERQNLRNLSIGQKKEMLDFIINCERQGIPQNEIRQRARDFIADHTPLATQAPTQAPTQAPTPTPTPTPTPTPTPTPTPTPTPTPTPTPTPNPNPNPGYTGGCGGSIPKPTPLAPPLIDPMTAFYSSQQYRDAQIRDLMNDGPNPVMAMAFDITIDAVKASCKGVKAAWNFGASFFASAPTTPVQQQQQQDRSGEIPVQFPPIPQPRANQPYVHPNPRVRAYDFEQPNFQRAPTVDPQPVQQPQSQPEPIPQPTTVQMEFVTPQETQNQPEPQSTSKKTTEKRKATDEPLNQAPNKQRRLSKERGSQSSNSSSRMDVEISDSDRNNENLNFDTQIEQAREKNFNDLYNDFNHQGQAAQEAQNQELLERNIQRLHALRETIENPELTLEFSTNFDQIVLGNCDYVEFFEQSHGTPLEQQLHMELCATVRDSAYQLSENRNNPQVAALAPVVQQYAAIAANTENKQAAFHLSDLSQSLNQLSQEFINMCDANPVTRAGKAAATGAINSVANNLTYALDHPVDAAVTAAIAAACGAPGVIAWQTYKIYENWDQISAASQQFVTDIQNDMHHDSAWLDKNIQGFTQLACDIFLAPRVGTKIMNSSRISPLTNGFRQQAAMAQNCVNATAKKACENLKTIFKQAGDAIKSGNPQPAFAGINNNNNGINNNNLNNNNTSFKTAPTQPRRSERLAKKAEEASKHSKDVHPSTPVGRRGTRPEARVQKGLREPTIAHGRQYSTHAVERMQERGYTPSVIEEAIKNGVQSCDPDIRNLRYYDAINNVGVVTDKASGLVVTIRDGAF